In Palaemon carinicauda isolate YSFRI2023 chromosome 18, ASM3689809v2, whole genome shotgun sequence, a genomic segment contains:
- the LOC137657803 gene encoding uncharacterized protein, whose product MASPHIIMLPSDGPISLDKTVDQVLMENPYQPMVIAPLEDPLDKFQHTGPSITLSTQQYDVKQEGQTRQAYIPARFPQTIVTCPEIQKTPHIIMLPLDGAVSLHKTVDQVLIENPDQPIFIAPLEDLLDEFQHTGPSITLSTQQHDVKYEDLTRQAYIPARFPQTMVTCPEKQITHVGKISKRKLTSSERYTPYTKKRNTGSQSCKPLKSLSDNCMKFPQNLSRNVYASRDLQRSPLTSAITLDATRNEKTQPCIPAKSAPSQTLIASAKVQNFHKSGFVGAETSYKRNKPLTEKGESSTVTFKYSKPSLDVSRSISATKNIQKLQSTSAITFKATQESMGQLKAPTKSSTSKLLTSKNKKESKTYTEVSSHSTSPKNLNTELVTPPNVIRNLYSPKEIKDQPITPSFFPDLFNILQPSEQPTSSGMITNSFIPHTTQNQHTSFHSVAKDVNLNSARQGSLASSVGTSSNLIDLTQPENQAPSTSFRDLSSDIRGSPFSCGYSEAPRFQDGDPINHSELWRCLDTLTASLEEDMFGEKDFETIALDDIYEIGSKNFGNDRR is encoded by the coding sequence ATGGCCAGTCCTCACATCATTATGCTTCCTTCGGATGGTCCAATTAGTTTAGACAAGACTGTTGATCAGGTTTTGATGGAAAACCCATATCAGCCTATGGTCATAGCACCCTTAGAGGACCCACTTGATAAATTCCAACACACTGGCCCTAGTATTACCTTATCTACGCAACAGTATGATGTTAAACAAGAGGGTCAAACTCGACAAGCATATATACCAGCCAGATTTCCTCAAACTATAGTGACTTGTCCAGAAATACAAAAAACTCCTCACATCATTATGCTTCCTTTGGATGGTGCAGTTAGTTTACACAAGACTGTGGATCAGGTTTTGATAGAAAACCCAGATCAACCTATATTCATAGCACCTTTGGAGGACCTGCTTGATGAATTCCAACACACTGGCCCTAGTATTACCTTATCTACGCAACAGCATGACGTTAAATATGAGGATCTAACTCGACAAGCATATATACCAGCCAGATTTCCTCAAACTATGGTGACTTGTCCAGAAAAACAAATAACTCATGTAGGTAAAATTAGTAAAAGGAAGCTCACAAGCTCTGAAAGATATACACCATACACCAAGAAAAGAAATACTGGTTCTCAGAGTTGCAAGCCTCTTAAGTCTTTGAGTGACAATTGTATGAAGTTTCCTCAGAACCTTTCAAGAAATGTTTATGCCTCTAGGGATTTACAGCGAAGCCCTTTGACATCTGCAATCACTTTAGACGCCACCCGAAACGAAAAAACGCAGCCATGTATCCCCGCAAAATCAGCGCCTTCTCAAACCCTGATAGCTTCTGCAAAAGTGCAAAATTTTCATAAATCCGGATTTGTTGGTGCAGAGACaagttataaaagaaataaaccatTAACTGAGAAAGGAGAGTCCAGCACTGTGACTTTCAAGTATTCCAAGCCTTCTCTTGATGTTTCCAGAAGTATTTCTGCAACTAAGAATATACAAAAATTACAATCAACTTCAGCAATAACTTTCAAAGCCACCCAAGAATCAATGGGACAGCTCAAGGCCCCAACAAAATCTTCTACAAGTAAACTGCTCACCAGTAAAAACAAGAAGGAATCAAAAACATACACAGAGGTCTCCTCACATTCAACCAGCCCTAAAAACCTTAACACAGAACTAGTGACTCCTCCAAACGTCATAAGAAATTTATACTCTCCCAAAGAAATAAAAGACCAGCCAATAACTCCATCATTTTTCCCAGATTTATTTAACATCCTGCaaccaagtgaacagccaacatcTTCAGGAATGATCACCAATTCATTTATCCCTCACACAACACAAAATCAGCACACTTCTTTTCATTCTGTTGCCAAAGATGTAAACTTGAATTCGGCACGTCAGGGTTCCCTTGCATCTTCCGTTGGTACCAGCAGTAATTTGATAGATCTTACACAACCAGAGAATCAAGCACCATCTACGTCCTTTAGAGACCTTTCCTCAGATATAAGGGGCTCTCCATTTTCATGCGGATACTCAGAAGCGCCTCGGTTTCAGGATGGGGACCCAATTAATCATTCGGAGCTTTGGAGATGCTTAGATACCCTAACTGCATCCCTCGAAGAAGATATGTTTGGAGAAAAAGATTTTGAGACTATAGCACTGGATGACATTTATGAAATTGGAAGTAAGAACTTTGGTAATGACAGAcgctga